The genome window CGGCAATCCATGGAGAGAGGTCGGGGCGCGTGGCGAAGTCGTTTTCCTTGAGGGTGATTGAACCGGCAAGGACCGAATCAACTACGGCTATGATCGTACAGGGGATCTTTCCTTCGACAGCGCGTTGGCGTACCTTGGTGATAACTTGCTCCTGCGATTCTCCCCGTTCGGTGTACATGGTTTCCCACTGGCGATAAATTTCTTCTCCCAGGGGAATAATATGGTGTGGATGACGGGCTAAATAGGTAATTGTAATATTCATTCATCCTCCGATACAGGCGTAATGCCGGTGGTATATGCCGTTGCTATATGAACGTGCACGGCAATGGATTCATGGAGCTGTATTCCCAGGCACGGGCCAGCGAAAAAGAGCCCTTCACAGCGAGTAGATTCTCCTGTTTTTTCATGGCGATCATGGATGTCAACGACCCAGGAGGGCTCACGGGAAGGCCCTGTACTTTCGGGAATACAGGGGAATTGTTTGAGTGTAAAGAGTATTTCTCTTCGTTCTTTTTTTCGGAGGTTCGGCACCGAAGAGGTGCAGCCCCGAGCATGGAGATGGTTTTCACAAGAAGGTATGAGTGCTGGGGGAATAAAGCAGGCGAGTAACTCGGCGTAGGTTTTATGTCCTCCCTGTTCTATTTCCCGGTTTAGGGCTTTCTTTACTTCTCCCTCGTCTAATTGAGGAAGAAAGTCGATGGTGAGTGAATCGTCCTCCTTGTGTACGAAGGGGGTAATACGACGAACTGCTGGTCCATCGATGGTTGTACCGGAAAAGAGAATCTCCCCATCGGTGTGGGTGATCTTTTTTCCGGTGGAAGACCACAGCACAATACGGCCCTTAACCCTGCACGGTTTTTCCAGATTTTGCGTGGTAGAGAGGGGCCTGGGAAGGGGGGGAGCGGCTGTGAGGGTATGCCCCATTGCTCGAATAAAGGCGGTACAAGGGGCGTTGTCTTCAAGGGGGCTGGTGGCTACTATTAAACGATGGGATTTTTCGGTTTTTCCCCGCTCTAACTGGACCACAAACTCTTTTATGCCGTACTCTATCTTTTTGATAGGTTCATGGATGACGGATACTCCAAGACGATCTGCCCAGGAGGAGAACGCCTCTGCCATATCCTGTGATGTGTTCCCTGAGATGCTGCACTGTCCCGCTGTATTTGTGGTCAGGGCTACGCCCATTCCAGCCAAGAGTGTTCGGAGCGTTCGTGCAGAACAGGTGCGAAGAGATTCTTGGAGGTGGTTTTTCCCTGAGATGATGTCATGTCCCACGGCATGGCGAGACCACGCACCGAAAAGATACCCCTTTTCGTCATAGGAATGGCTTTTGGGGAGATCCTGGGTAATTAGCTGTACCGTGTCACCCCGTAGTTTCGCTGCACAGGCAGCGGTGTAGCCGTAAATACCACTGCCGATAACAATGGTCTGTATCATAGTTCACCTTTTTGAAAGAGTCTCTAGAGAAAATATATTTTTCTCACGATTGGAGGGACACTGGAGCGCTTAGGAGAGTACTCGGGAAATCTCAGCGGTGATCGTGGCAAGAGAGAAGGGTTTAGCAAGAAACCCCTGGGCGCCCATATCATTAATATGTTTTCGCTGTTGTTCCTCCGAAAAACCTGAGATAAAGATAATCTTCATATTCGGTTGAATTTTCCGTAACTCCTGAGCAGCACTTACCCCATCCATTTCCGGCATGATAATATCAAGAATTGCCAAGTCAATGGGAGAAGATTCCCCTTCAGCATACTCTACGGCTTCAATACCATTGGAACAGCAGTGAACGGAGTGGTGAAGCCGTTGTGCAATAATTTTTGCAAGAATTCGTTGTACCGCCGGTTCATCATCGGCAATGAGAATTCTTTTTCGGGGAGTGTTTTTTGAAGAAAGAGTGTATTCTTCCTCGGCAGGGATGTCTTCTTTTTTATCTGTACGGGGAAGCGTGATTTTGAACACACTGCCCCTCTCCGGACTACTCTCAATTTCAATTGTTCCCCCATGTTTTTCAAGGGTCGTGTAGGCCGATGCAAGGCCCATACCCAAGCCATGGCCCGGGTCTTTTGTGGTGAAGAATGGCTCAAAGATACGATCTTGAATGGCTTCGGGAATGCCGCATCCTGTATCTGAAATTGTCAAGAGCAGTGACGTGGGGCCATCTTTTGTAAGGCGTATTGCGAGAGTTCCCCCCTCTGGCATGGCGTCTCGGGCGTTAAGAACAATGTTTAAAAGTGCATTTTGTAAGGCTGATTTATTTCCATGTACAAAGATATCTTCTTTGGGAAGGGTGTGTGTTACGTGTATATCTTTATTGAAGGTTCGTTCACAGATAGTGCTAATAGTACGAAGGAGGTGGGTGAAATGTACTGGTGTAAATTCGGGGACATCTTTACGGGAGAAGCTAGATAGTTTTTCTGTTAAGGTGGCAGCGTGATGTGTCGCAGCAAGAATAATATCAAGATTTTCACGACCGTCTTTTGAAAGGCTTTTGTCTTCTTTGAGAAGTTCTGCAACGCCATGTATGGCTGAGAGTTGATTGTTGAAATCATGGGAGATGCCCCCGGCTAATTCTCCCAGGGCACGCATTTTTTCCGAGAGAGCTATGGCCTGTTTCTGTGCAAGTTGCTCAGTAATATCTTTGAAAAGAAGGAGTGTTTTTTCTCCCTGTTGCAAAGAAAAAAGTTGTACGTGATGGATCGTACCATGAAGATCTCGAACATCGTAGGAAATCCCCTTTTCTGGGACATCTTGGTGCTCGGAAGAGGGGGTACGCACGGCCTTTGTACACCAGGAGGAATAGTTTGGTAGTTCTTCCCGGGTGTAGCCGAAGGTTTCCGTAAATGCCGGGTTCAGAAAGGTAATTTTGTCTTGAGATGAATACTCCATAATAGGGTGGGGAATGTCTGTAATTAGTTGGTACTTCTTATGAATTGTCTCTATGTTTTTATTGAGCATGGTGCGAATTAAGGCATAGAGAAAAATTGTGGTTGCTGTGACAAAGAAGAACCCCTTCCACGTTTGTAAGAAGGTAAGCTGTCCTGTGTCATGGGTTATGCGTTCAAGGGCGGCATCGGAAAAGGCAATCCACGTAATGCTGATACAAAAATAGAGTAGAATAATGCAAAAGGGGCTTTGAAGACATCGGCTGATACCCCTTTTGAGTAGTGCTCCCATGATGAACCTCGTACAGACAAACTGTTTGGAAAAAGTATACCATAGATACACTGTCC of Chitinivibrio alkaliphilus ACht1 contains these proteins:
- a CDS encoding GNAT family N-acetyltransferase, which produces MNITITYLARHPHHIIPLGEEIYRQWETMYTERGESQEQVITKVRQRAVEGKIPCTIIAVVDSVLAGSITLKENDFATRPDLSPWIAGVFVCPQFRGQKISEKLITHAEKLLWEDFNIPRVYLYTGSAEGLYAKLGYSVHERIATPQKEIVIMEKELKP
- a CDS encoding NAD(P)/FAD-dependent oxidoreductase; the protein is MIQTIVIGSGIYGYTAACAAKLRGDTVQLITQDLPKSHSYDEKGYLFGAWSRHAVGHDIISGKNHLQESLRTCSARTLRTLLAGMGVALTTNTAGQCSISGNTSQDMAEAFSSWADRLGVSVIHEPIKKIEYGIKEFVVQLERGKTEKSHRLIVATSPLEDNAPCTAFIRAMGHTLTAAPPLPRPLSTTQNLEKPCRVKGRIVLWSSTGKKITHTDGEILFSGTTIDGPAVRRITPFVHKEDDSLTIDFLPQLDEGEVKKALNREIEQGGHKTYAELLACFIPPALIPSCENHLHARGCTSSVPNLRKKERREILFTLKQFPCIPESTGPSREPSWVVDIHDRHEKTGESTRCEGLFFAGPCLGIQLHESIAVHVHIATAYTTGITPVSEDE
- a CDS encoding hybrid sensor histidine kinase/response regulator, producing MGALLKRGISRCLQSPFCIILLYFCISITWIAFSDAALERITHDTGQLTFLQTWKGFFFVTATTIFLYALIRTMLNKNIETIHKKYQLITDIPHPIMEYSSQDKITFLNPAFTETFGYTREELPNYSSWCTKAVRTPSSEHQDVPEKGISYDVRDLHGTIHHVQLFSLQQGEKTLLLFKDITEQLAQKQAIALSEKMRALGELAGGISHDFNNQLSAIHGVAELLKEDKSLSKDGRENLDIILAATHHAATLTEKLSSFSRKDVPEFTPVHFTHLLRTISTICERTFNKDIHVTHTLPKEDIFVHGNKSALQNALLNIVLNARDAMPEGGTLAIRLTKDGPTSLLLTISDTGCGIPEAIQDRIFEPFFTTKDPGHGLGMGLASAYTTLEKHGGTIEIESSPERGSVFKITLPRTDKKEDIPAEEEYTLSSKNTPRKRILIADDEPAVQRILAKIIAQRLHHSVHCCSNGIEAVEYAEGESSPIDLAILDIIMPEMDGVSAAQELRKIQPNMKIIFISGFSEEQQRKHINDMGAQGFLAKPFSLATITAEISRVLS